CATCCTGGGCCGTGCTAGGTCTCTTGCGATCACTTGGATACATAAAAGAGGTTCACTGGCGTATGATTCTTTAGTtatcttgaagctgttcTGTATGTTTCTTGTTGGTTTTCTGTTGATAGCGAACGGTAGTGAGCGTCAGTAAATACTGACACAGACgaatcaaaatcaaaaataTAAAAGAGCGATATTCCACAGCAAAGCAGCTCGATTTCTAGCAAACGTTTGGCCGTTGTGACCAGTTACGCTCCGGTTCCAGCGGTTTCTTGTGAAGTACAGAACCGGAAGGTGCACTTGAATAGCGGAAGGTTTGTGGATAACCTGGCGGCGCCAGAAAATCCAAAATAATAAATAAAATAAAAAataaaacaaaaaaaaaaaagaagGACTAGGAGGGAATGCTCCTGGCGGCTGAAGTAGGCCCGAATAGTTCAGAATTTTGTCGACCGTTTCAGCGGGCTTTGATCGATGCAAGTCCTTCGAGCGACGAATTTGGATTTAATCGGCTGAAATTAATTCTACTGAATGCAGAGAGACATCTACCGACTGCCCAAGCGCACTGGTAGCCGGTCCGAGGCTCGCGGGTCCCGTTGATCAATTCTATGCGGTGTGTCGCGGTGCACGTGACCGGAGTATACGCGTATTTAACGTATACCTAGCTGATGAGGGACTCTAAACGGTGTATATCACATAGCAGGGTCGTCGATGAACGTCAGAAAGGCCATCGTGGAGGGTTCCACGGAGAGGCCAGCCAGGTTTTTGCAGGTGGCTTTCAACCAGGACGATTCGTGCTTCAGCGGGGCGACGGAAGATGGGTTTGTTATCTACAACACTGATCCCCTGGCTTGcaagctgctgagaagGTTTCAGCCGGCGGAAGAGGGCAGGATGAGTGGTGCCGGTACGGGGATTGGCTACACAAGAATGCTTTATCGCACAAATTACACAGCGTTGGTCGGTGGGGGCAAGAGGCCACGGTACCCTCTGAACAAACTGGTTATCTGGGAGGATCTGCAACAGCGGGAAAGTGTGGTCTTGAAGTTCATGTCACCGATAAAGCAGGTATTTCTGTCAAGGGTGCATATAATAGTGGTGCTGGAGTCGTCAGTGGAAGTTTTCCAATTCCAAAGCGCGCCCAAGAGGATATGTCCATCTCTGGATATATATCCACACGGCACTGTTGACTTTGTGGTTTCTCAGGCTCGTTATAGAAGAGAGTCGCAGGGATCTACGGGCAACAGTCGTGGGGTTCATAACGGGGCAGCCAGCGAGGTTAGCTCCGCTAACGGCGGTGTGAACGGGATCATAGCGTTCCCATCTGCCAGGAGCGTAGGGCAAGTGCATATTGCTGATCTTTCGCGCTTGAAACATAACGACCAGAATCCTGAAGGTACGCAATTACTGCCCACTTCGATCATCAAGGCACACAAGACGCCCATAAGGTTCCTGCGGCTCAACCACCAGGGAACCATGATTGCGACCTGCTCGGTTCAAGGAACCTTGATCCGTTTGTTCAGCACCCACAATGGATCGCTGATAAAAGAGTTCAGGCGAGGCTCCGATAAAGCAGACATCTACGAAATGGCATTCAGTCCCAAAGGCTCCAAGTTGGCCGTGGTATCAGATAAACAAACCCTTCACATCTTCCAGATCTCTCTCGGGAAGGAAAATAATGGCGGCGATGAACACAGCAGAAACAAGACTCACGCACTCAGGAAATATGTCCCCTCCAGTTGGAAACCGAGGTATTTAGATTCAGTATGGTCGATGTGTAGCGTGCATTTAAGGAATCCCATGCTGAGGGATAGCGACGGGGACGCAAGACTACAAAGGGACAAGTGCAAGATAGGCTGGTGCAAATATGCTGAGAGCGAGAGTGGCAACGATTCCGACGAAGAGGACAGTCTCGTTCTAGTATGGAGAAAGACCGGCATTTGGGAGAAATACGTCATCTTGGAGAGGGAACCGCAGCAGGCTTCCAAGCATGTCTACAGCGCGCAGGAGACGCTGCGGAATGAAGCAAGCACTCCCACACAATGGGAGCTCGTCCGTGAGTCTTGGAGAGAACTCTAAAAGTTCACCTTATTTACCGTTTATTATGTAATCCCTCATATGTTGCACCACTGATGAAGCACATCTATCCCAATGTCTCAACCAAGAGTTTCATGTGTAGCTTATCTTCGAAATGCACGCCATGAAAGTTTCTCTTGAACTTCAGACAGTCACTGGTGTCGTTAAATGCAATGTAGTATAGGGTTGCGCCAGTCGAAACATCCCAATACAGCTTGAAACAGTGCTTGATATCGTAGAACCAAAATCTGTCAATCAAATCGTGCGGCCTCATATCGAAGGGCAAGTTCCACACCAGCGCCGATCTCTCCTCTATCGGCCTGATCCGTTCCTGCAGTGCGTTAAGATCAAACTTGGAACGGTCAAACGGCTCCTTCGTTCTGCTTTTTTCATTGTACAGACCATGCGACTCGAACGCTGCTGTCAGATTCTTCACATACTGTGCGTATACATGCTCACTGCTGTCGCCGGGCGGCAGTGGCACGAATTTGACTCTGATCTTGTTGATTCGGCTCAGTTCGGTAGCGCTCCGGTACCTCGCCAGCGACTGGCTactgttgaagagcagcaCATAGCAGTCCTTGAATTGAAAGTATCTGGGATCTCTGCATTTGAGCACCTGAAAATCGACGCCGCTGGTCCTAGCTGCGCCAGCAACAGAAAACAGCATTTCTGGCAGTATATTCACAAAATCGGCCTTGTCTAACGACGGATTGTAGCTTTTATATTTCAACGCTGTGGAGCGACTCGCAGGACCCGCCTGCGACAACTCGCCGGCGACGCCCAGCACCTTACCGCTCTTCAGATGACTCAGCACTGCTGAAACTGCTTTCTTCGACGCCATAGCCAGC
Above is a genomic segment from Torulaspora globosa chromosome 1, complete sequence containing:
- the HSV2 gene encoding phosphatidylinositol-3,5-bisphosphate binding protein HSV2 (ancestral locus Anc_5.105), which translates into the protein MNVRKAIVEGSTERPARFLQVAFNQDDSCFSGATEDGFVIYNTDPLACKLLRRFQPAEEGRMSGAGTGIGYTRMLYRTNYTALVGGGKRPRYPLNKLVIWEDLQQRESVVLKFMSPIKQVFLSRVHIIVVLESSVEVFQFQSAPKRICPSLDIYPHGTVDFVVSQARYRRESQGSTGNSRGVHNGAASEVSSANGGVNGIIAFPSARSVGQVHIADLSRLKHNDQNPEGTQLLPTSIIKAHKTPIRFLRLNHQGTMIATCSVQGTLIRLFSTHNGSLIKEFRRGSDKADIYEMAFSPKGSKLAVVSDKQTLHIFQISLGKENNGGDEHSRNKTHALRKYVPSSWKPRYLDSVWSMCSVHLRNPMLRDSDGDARLQRDKCKIGWCKYAESESGNDSDEEDSLVLVWRKTGIWEKYVILEREPQQASKHVYSAQETLRNEASTPTQWELVRESWREL
- the PET54 gene encoding Pet54p (ancestral locus Anc_5.106); this translates as MASKKAVSAVLSHLKSGKVLGVAGELSQAGPASRSTALKYKSYNPSLDKADFVNILPEMLFSVAGAARTSGVDFQVLKCRDPRYFQFKDCYVLLFNSSQSLARYRSATELSRINKIRVKFVPLPPGDSSEHVYAQYVKNLTAAFESHGLYNEKSRTKEPFDRSKFDLNALQERIRPIEERSALVWNLPFDMRPHDLIDRFWFYDIKHCFKLYWDVSTGATLYYIAFNDTSDCLKFKRNFHGVHFEDKLHMKLLVETLG